A window of the Desulfovibrio sp. genome harbors these coding sequences:
- the mtnP gene encoding S-methyl-5'-thioadenosine phosphorylase translates to MKIGIIGGSGLDNPDILENPQDQEIDTPYGKPNSTLRHGLIKGREVVLLARHGRQHTTPPTWVNYRGNVWALKNAGCTHILATTAVGSLKAEIKRGDLVVLDQFIDFTRHRPITFHESFEPHAPVHTPMADPFDDGLRNKLINACAKYGYAHHPTGTLVTIEGPRFSTRAESNMFRMWGADVINMSVASEAILAAEAGVPYAAVAMSTDYDCWKTDEPPVTWEDILHIFKQNAEKVTNVLIEAIASA, encoded by the coding sequence ATGAAGATTGGCATCATCGGCGGCAGTGGCCTGGACAACCCTGACATTCTGGAAAATCCCCAGGACCAGGAAATCGACACGCCCTACGGCAAGCCCAATTCCACCCTGCGCCACGGGCTCATAAAGGGACGCGAGGTTGTCCTTTTGGCCCGGCACGGGCGCCAGCACACCACCCCGCCCACCTGGGTGAACTACAGGGGCAATGTCTGGGCACTGAAAAACGCCGGGTGCACGCACATCCTGGCCACCACGGCCGTCGGGTCTTTGAAGGCCGAGATCAAGCGCGGCGACCTGGTTGTGCTGGACCAGTTCATCGATTTCACCCGTCACCGGCCGATCACCTTCCACGAAAGCTTCGAACCCCATGCGCCTGTGCACACTCCCATGGCCGATCCCTTCGACGACGGCCTGAGAAATAAACTCATCAACGCCTGCGCCAAATACGGCTATGCGCACCATCCTACTGGCACCCTGGTCACCATTGAAGGGCCACGTTTCTCCACCAGGGCCGAGTCCAACATGTTTCGCATGTGGGGTGCGGACGTCATCAACATGAGCGTGGCCTCCGAAGCCATCCTCGCGGCGGAAGCCGGCGTCCCCTACGCAGCGGTGGCCATGTCCACGGATTACGACTGCTGGAAGACGGACGAGCCTCCCGTTACCTGGGAGGACATCCTGCACATCTTCAAGCAGAACGCCGAAAAGGTGACCAATGTCCTGATCGAGGCCATCGCGAGCGCGTAG
- a CDS encoding adenine phosphoribosyltransferase, translating to MDLRALIRDIPDFPKPGIIFLDITPLLGDGKAFRHAIDSMAERFKDCGATRIVCAEARGFIFGAALAYKMGLGFVPVRKPGKLPWKTTTVTYDLEYGTDTLCMHEDALLQGEKVLVIDDVLATGGTLQGMLKLMETFGAEIVGIGVLIELGFLNGREKINGLPFDSIIQVS from the coding sequence ATGGACTTGCGTGCCCTGATCAGAGACATTCCGGACTTCCCCAAACCCGGCATCATCTTTTTGGACATCACCCCGCTGCTCGGCGACGGCAAGGCCTTCCGCCACGCCATCGACTCCATGGCCGAGCGCTTCAAGGACTGCGGGGCCACGCGGATCGTCTGCGCCGAAGCCCGCGGCTTCATCTTCGGCGCCGCCCTGGCCTACAAGATGGGCCTTGGGTTCGTGCCTGTGCGCAAGCCCGGCAAGCTCCCCTGGAAGACCACCACTGTCACCTACGACCTGGAATACGGCACCGACACCCTGTGCATGCACGAGGATGCGCTGCTTCAGGGCGAAAAGGTGCTGGTGATCGACGACGTGCTGGCCACCGGCGGCACCCTGCAGGGCATGCTCAAGCTCATGGAAACATTCGGCGCCGAGATAGTCGGCATCGGAGTGCTGATCGAGCTTGGATTCTTAAACGGCAGGGAGAAGATCAACGGCCTGCCTTTCGACAGCATCATCCAGGTAAGCTGA
- a CDS encoding citramalate synthase, giving the protein MKVQIYDTTLRDGAQAVDINLTAEDKMRIALKLDELGVDFIEGGWPGSNPTDKRFFEDIQGHKLKHSRIAAFGSTHNSKNTAEADPNLKALVASKAPVLTIFGKAWEQHVIEALRVDLPRNLELIENSLAFLKPQCQELFFDAEHFFDGFRANKDYALECLKRAHHAGAQVLVLCDTNGGTLPCDIRKICDAVLKTLPLAKIGIHAHNDTDMAVANSLMAVQAGAVQVQGTMNGYGERCGNANLCSIIPTLELKLKKQALPKGNLPLITEASRFIDEVANRVPFARQPYVGESAFTHKAGIHVAAVTKNSSLYEHTQPEKVGNVRQVVLSDMAGQSNILFKAKEYGILLEKGSPDVLEILREVKEKEAAGYEYSAAEASFELLMRRALGMSRRYFSLVKYRVLDWKQADCEEPLAEATIMVQVGGHVEHTASAGLGPVNALDTALRKALSRFYPRISEIRLLDFKVRVLNSKTKHDTGTASHVRVLLTSGDQQDTWTTVGVSHNIIQASWQALEDSVNFKLLLDDRKKMSKR; this is encoded by the coding sequence GTGAAGGTACAGATATACGACACCACCTTGCGCGACGGGGCCCAGGCCGTGGACATAAATCTCACGGCCGAAGACAAGATGCGCATAGCACTTAAGCTCGACGAGCTTGGCGTGGATTTCATCGAGGGGGGCTGGCCGGGATCAAACCCCACGGACAAGCGCTTCTTCGAGGACATCCAGGGCCACAAGCTCAAGCATTCCCGCATCGCGGCCTTTGGGTCCACGCACAACTCCAAGAACACCGCCGAGGCCGACCCCAACTTAAAGGCCCTTGTGGCCAGCAAGGCGCCGGTGCTGACCATTTTCGGCAAGGCCTGGGAACAGCACGTCATCGAGGCCCTGCGCGTGGATTTGCCACGCAATCTTGAGCTCATCGAAAACTCCCTGGCCTTTTTGAAGCCCCAGTGCCAGGAGCTATTCTTCGACGCCGAACACTTCTTCGACGGTTTCCGCGCCAACAAGGACTACGCCCTGGAGTGCCTCAAGCGGGCCCACCACGCGGGCGCCCAGGTCCTGGTTCTCTGCGACACCAACGGCGGCACCCTGCCCTGCGACATCCGCAAGATCTGCGACGCGGTCCTGAAAACCCTGCCTTTGGCCAAGATAGGCATCCACGCCCACAACGACACGGACATGGCCGTGGCCAACTCGCTCATGGCCGTCCAGGCTGGCGCTGTGCAGGTCCAGGGAACCATGAACGGCTACGGGGAACGCTGCGGCAACGCCAATCTCTGCTCCATCATCCCCACCCTGGAGCTGAAGCTCAAGAAGCAGGCCCTGCCCAAAGGAAACCTGCCCCTTATCACCGAAGCCTCCCGTTTCATCGACGAGGTGGCCAACAGGGTGCCGTTCGCACGGCAACCCTATGTGGGCGAATCGGCATTCACCCACAAGGCCGGCATTCATGTGGCCGCAGTCACGAAGAATTCAAGCCTCTACGAGCACACCCAGCCGGAAAAGGTGGGCAACGTCCGCCAGGTGGTCCTCTCGGACATGGCCGGACAGTCCAACATCCTCTTCAAGGCCAAGGAATACGGCATCCTTTTGGAAAAAGGCTCTCCGGATGTTTTGGAAATCCTGCGGGAAGTCAAAGAGAAGGAGGCCGCCGGCTACGAGTACTCCGCGGCCGAGGCCTCGTTCGAGCTTCTCATGCGCCGGGCCCTGGGCATGAGCCGCCGCTATTTCTCCCTGGTGAAATACCGCGTGCTGGACTGGAAACAGGCCGACTGCGAGGAGCCCTTGGCCGAGGCCACCATCATGGTCCAGGTCGGCGGCCATGTGGAGCACACCGCGTCCGCGGGCCTGGGCCCGGTCAACGCCCTGGACACCGCGCTCAGAAAGGCCTTGTCGCGCTTTTATCCTCGCATCAGCGAAATTCGGCTCCTGGACTTCAAGGTCCGGGTGCTTAATTCCAAGACAAAGCACGACACGGGCACGGCGTCCCACGTCCGCGTCCTGCTCACCTCGGGCGATCAGCAGGATACCTGGACCACTGTTGGCGTCTCGCACAACATCATCCAGGCCAGCTGGCAAGCCCTTGAGGATTCGGTCAATTTCAAATTGCTGCTTGATGACCGGAAAAAAATGTCCAAACGCTGA
- the tsaE gene encoding tRNA (adenosine(37)-N6)-threonylcarbamoyltransferase complex ATPase subunit type 1 TsaE: MAGLFLPDEAATLALGRALSLNLPENWESPTVLLRAGLGSGKTTLTRGFVSALPGSADAEVASPSFNLVNVYPTDPPVVHIDLYRLGEGFMDAGLEELLDAGHGVARRVVLVEWAEYLPDFLRPPSFIDLELAEEGPGRSARFTAHGSKAAQWLERTLSTYLQSGKS, translated from the coding sequence GTGGCCGGGCTCTTTTTACCGGACGAAGCGGCAACCCTGGCCCTGGGGCGAGCGTTGTCGCTGAACCTGCCGGAGAATTGGGAGAGCCCCACCGTGCTCTTGCGCGCCGGGCTCGGTTCAGGCAAAACCACCCTGACCCGCGGCTTCGTGTCCGCCCTGCCCGGCAGCGCGGACGCCGAAGTGGCCAGCCCCAGCTTCAACCTGGTCAACGTCTATCCGACCGACCCTCCCGTGGTGCACATCGATCTGTACCGTCTTGGCGAAGGTTTCATGGACGCGGGCCTGGAAGAACTTCTGGACGCTGGGCACGGAGTTGCAAGACGGGTCGTGCTTGTGGAATGGGCTGAATACCTGCCTGACTTTTTGCGCCCGCCAAGCTTTATCGACCTGGAACTGGCCGAAGAAGGCCCGGGACGCTCGGCACGGTTCACAGCCCACGGTTCCAAGGCGGCACAATGGCTTGAGAGAACCCTTTCAACCTACTTACAGAGCGGCAAGTCATGA
- a CDS encoding alpha/beta fold hydrolase — protein sequence MSGCACLLVHGFGGTPFEMAPVAEALEMGGHHVSLPVLPGHASTIDDWSRTRWSDWLGHVCAEYERLQASHGKVFVLGLSMGGSLCLALAQRYRPAGVVTIASPVFLYRYLPLEATDWRLPFTGLLKKFRPIWPSAPKKPESRLIAPWQGYEEAVALEPLHSFLTGLREVRLNLGRVTAPLLTIHSPLDRYVPFGNLWEITRSVDSAVRRCAVLSIEERVTKHHLLTTHRETKGMVSGLCAAFVQEFCETG from the coding sequence ATGTCAGGCTGCGCCTGCCTGCTCGTGCACGGATTCGGGGGGACGCCCTTTGAGATGGCCCCGGTGGCCGAGGCCTTGGAAATGGGCGGCCACCACGTGAGCCTGCCTGTCCTGCCTGGCCATGCCAGTACAATAGACGATTGGAGCCGTACCCGCTGGTCTGATTGGCTGGGGCACGTCTGCGCCGAGTATGAGAGGCTGCAAGCCTCGCACGGCAAGGTTTTTGTCCTGGGGCTTTCCATGGGGGGGAGCCTGTGCCTTGCCTTGGCCCAGCGCTATCGCCCGGCCGGGGTGGTTACCATCGCCTCGCCTGTCTTTCTCTACCGTTATCTGCCTCTGGAAGCCACGGACTGGCGTTTGCCCTTTACCGGCCTGCTCAAGAAGTTTCGCCCCATCTGGCCAAGCGCCCCCAAAAAGCCTGAATCACGACTCATAGCGCCCTGGCAGGGGTACGAAGAGGCGGTCGCGCTTGAGCCTTTGCACAGCTTTCTGACCGGCCTCCGCGAGGTGCGCTTAAACCTTGGCAGGGTTACCGCGCCGCTTCTCACGATCCATTCGCCCCTGGACCGGTACGTGCCTTTCGGCAATCTGTGGGAGATAACGAGGAGCGTGGATTCAGCGGTCCGGCGCTGCGCCGTGCTGTCCATTGAGGAACGGGTAACAAAGCACCATCTTCTCACAACCCACAGGGAAACCAAGGGCATGGTTTCCGGGTTGTGCGCGGCGTTCGTACAAGAGTTTTGCGAGACGGGGTAG
- a CDS encoding amidohydrolase, with amino-acid sequence MPNTCDTLIRAGTLVTQDADRRILPDAGIAVTNGQVDSLGRWQDFRDFEARETIDLSEHIVLPGLVNTHTHAAMTVFRGLEDDLPLMEWLNTHIWPAETRLSPEIVSMGTALACAEMLATGTTTFCDLYLFEKAIARTVDTIGMRAFLGEGVFDTPNASYSTVDQAFERISELVSFCEDKGLVKPCLVAHSVYATSHNSLERLSGLARDLSLTLTLHAAETTSETAMCLERFGARPVGILQRLGLLAPNLLIAHAVDVSDAEIGLMAAHGVKVAHNPRSNMKLASGMAPVAAMRSAGITVGLGTDGAASNNALNMFSELNTAALLAKVRDLDPTALPAQAVLDMATTQGALALGQRDIGALAPGMQADLIALDANVANLNPLHNPVSHLAYSATGHEVRLTMVAGKTLYRNGRFHTIDYQALLGEMNSVRKWARGS; translated from the coding sequence ATGCCGAACACCTGCGACACCCTCATACGCGCCGGAACCCTCGTCACCCAGGACGCGGACAGGCGAATCCTGCCGGATGCCGGCATTGCCGTCACCAATGGCCAGGTAGACTCCCTGGGCCGCTGGCAGGACTTCAGAGACTTTGAAGCCCGGGAAACCATCGATCTCTCGGAACACATCGTTCTTCCAGGGCTTGTGAACACCCACACCCACGCGGCCATGACGGTGTTTCGCGGCCTGGAGGACGACCTGCCCCTCATGGAGTGGTTGAACACCCACATATGGCCGGCCGAAACCAGGCTTTCTCCTGAAATCGTCTCAATGGGCACGGCCCTGGCCTGCGCCGAAATGCTGGCCACGGGCACCACGACATTCTGCGACCTCTACCTGTTCGAAAAGGCCATTGCCCGGACGGTCGACACCATAGGCATGCGGGCCTTTCTCGGGGAAGGCGTCTTCGACACGCCCAACGCCTCCTACTCCACCGTGGACCAGGCATTCGAGCGGATTTCGGAGCTCGTCAGCTTCTGCGAGGACAAAGGCCTGGTCAAGCCGTGCCTGGTGGCCCATTCCGTATACGCAACAAGCCACAATTCGTTGGAGCGCCTGTCCGGCCTTGCCCGGGACTTGAGCCTTACCCTGACCTTGCACGCGGCCGAAACCACATCCGAAACAGCCATGTGCCTTGAACGGTTCGGCGCGCGGCCAGTGGGCATTCTGCAACGACTCGGCCTTCTCGCCCCGAACCTGCTCATAGCCCACGCCGTGGACGTGAGCGACGCCGAGATAGGGCTCATGGCCGCACATGGCGTCAAGGTGGCTCACAATCCGCGCAGCAACATGAAGCTGGCCTCGGGCATGGCCCCGGTGGCAGCCATGCGCTCAGCCGGGATCACCGTTGGCCTGGGAACCGACGGAGCGGCAAGCAACAACGCGCTCAACATGTTCTCGGAATTAAACACCGCCGCCCTTCTGGCCAAAGTCCGCGACCTCGACCCCACCGCCCTGCCCGCACAGGCTGTGCTGGACATGGCCACCACGCAGGGCGCGCTCGCCCTGGGCCAACGTGACATCGGAGCACTCGCGCCCGGCATGCAGGCGGACCTTATCGCCTTGGACGCGAACGTCGCGAACCTCAATCCTCTTCACAATCCCGTGTCCCATCTGGCGTACAGCGCCACTGGCCATGAAGTCCGCCTGACCATGGTGGCCGGGAAAACCCTCTACAGAAACGGCCGGTTCCACACCATTGACTACCAGGCCCTGCTCGGGGAGATGAATTCCGTCAGGAAATGGGCGCGCGGGTCTTGA
- a CDS encoding CBS domain-containing protein: MLKAKDIMTKTVITFSPETPISQAAQTLLDKHVNGCPVVDASGRLVGILCQSDLVAQQKKLSLPTVFTLLDGLVPMTSMSELDREMEKIAAITVSQAMSPDPEYVTSETPIEDIATLMVERGFHTMPVVDGGKLAGVIGMEDILRTVTSQK; encoded by the coding sequence ATGCTGAAAGCTAAAGACATCATGACCAAAACGGTCATCACCTTCTCCCCGGAAACCCCGATCTCGCAGGCCGCCCAAACCCTTTTGGACAAGCACGTCAACGGCTGCCCCGTGGTAGACGCCAGCGGGCGCCTGGTGGGCATCCTGTGCCAGTCGGACCTGGTGGCCCAGCAGAAGAAGCTGTCCCTGCCCACGGTGTTCACCCTGCTGGACGGGCTGGTGCCCATGACGTCCATGTCCGAGCTTGACCGCGAGATGGAAAAGATCGCGGCCATCACCGTGTCCCAGGCCATGAGCCCGGACCCCGAATACGTGACCTCCGAAACCCCCATCGAGGACATCGCCACCCTCATGGTCGAGCGCGGTTTCCACACCATGCCGGTTGTGGACGGGGGCAAATTGGCGGGCGTGATCGGCATGGAAGACATCCTGCGCACGGTCACCAGCCAGAAATAG
- a CDS encoding aspartate kinase gives MKIMVQKYGGTSVAGLERMKKVLSRVKKGIDEGYKMIVVLSAMSGETNKLLALAKEFCAKPDPEEMDSLVANGENVSIALFSILAKSEGIKAKSLQGWQIPIQTTDAYMKARIISIDDKKLKALLEDCDVLVVAGFQGVDCKGRVTTLGRGGSDTTGVALAAAIKADVCEIYTDVDGVFTTDPRICSAARKLDVISYDEMLELASSGSKVLQIRSVEFAKKFNVPVRVRSTFTDDPGTLVTQEDAMMEDLVISGIAYDRDQCRVTVYQVKDKPGVAASIFGAISKKRILVDMIIQNTSHDGFTDMTFTVPRADLEQTLAILDSVKDEIGAQSVQHDLNVAKVSVVGVGMRNHSGVASTMFQALRDENINIKLISTSEIKITCLIDEKYVELAVRALHSVFGLDKEEKAAC, from the coding sequence ATGAAAATCATGGTTCAAAAGTACGGCGGCACCTCCGTTGCCGGACTGGAACGGATGAAGAAGGTGCTGTCCAGGGTCAAGAAGGGCATTGACGAGGGCTACAAGATGATCGTGGTCCTCTCGGCCATGTCCGGCGAGACCAACAAGCTCCTGGCCCTGGCCAAGGAATTCTGCGCCAAGCCGGACCCGGAGGAAATGGACTCCCTGGTGGCCAACGGCGAGAACGTGTCCATCGCGCTGTTCTCCATCCTGGCCAAGTCCGAGGGGATAAAAGCCAAGTCCTTGCAGGGCTGGCAGATCCCCATCCAGACCACCGATGCCTACATGAAGGCCCGCATCATAAGCATCGACGACAAAAAACTTAAAGCATTGCTTGAAGATTGTGATGTGCTCGTGGTGGCCGGGTTCCAGGGTGTGGACTGCAAGGGCCGCGTCACCACCCTTGGCCGAGGCGGGTCCGACACCACCGGCGTGGCCCTGGCCGCCGCCATAAAAGCTGACGTCTGCGAGATCTACACCGACGTGGACGGGGTGTTCACCACCGACCCGCGCATCTGCTCGGCTGCCCGCAAGTTAGATGTCATCTCCTACGACGAGATGCTTGAGCTGGCCAGCTCCGGCTCCAAGGTTCTCCAGATCCGTTCCGTGGAATTCGCCAAGAAATTCAACGTGCCCGTCCGGGTGCGTTCCACCTTTACCGACGACCCGGGTACCCTGGTCACCCAGGAGGACGCTATGATGGAAGATCTCGTGATTTCCGGCATCGCCTATGACCGCGACCAGTGCCGGGTGACCGTCTACCAGGTCAAAGACAAGCCCGGGGTGGCAGCGTCCATTTTCGGCGCCATCTCCAAAAAACGCATCCTGGTGGACATGATCATCCAGAACACCAGCCACGACGGTTTCACGGACATGACCTTCACCGTGCCCCGCGCGGACCTTGAGCAAACTCTTGCGATCCTGGACTCGGTGAAGGACGAGATCGGTGCGCAGTCCGTGCAGCACGACCTCAACGTGGCCAAGGTCTCCGTGGTGGGCGTAGGCATGCGCAACCACTCCGGCGTGGCCTCCACCATGTTCCAGGCCCTGCGCGACGAAAACATAAACATCAAGCTCATCTCCACCTCGGAAATCAAGATCACCTGCCTGATCGACGAGAAATACGTTGAGCTGGCCGTTCGCGCCCTGCATTCGGTCTTCGGGCTGGACAAGGAAGAAAAGGCCGCCTGCTGA
- a CDS encoding M20 family metallo-hydrolase, whose amino-acid sequence MLPGILENIAASRETVIDLQRTLVSIPAVGPDNGGQGERAKADYMLAWLADHGITDVAEYQAPDSRVPCGHRPSLKAVIPGKDTSRTFWVISHLDVVPPGDLSLWATDPFTLSVEGDVLVGRGVEDNHQGVVASLLLAKAIVENKVTPPMNYGMLLVADEENGSKFGLDWLLKNHPEIFGKNDLYLIPDFGIPSSEMVEIAEKSMLWLRITLSGKQCHASSPEEGVNTLVATAAFILRLTKLHDRFPAVNELFKPANSTFQPTKKEANVENVNTIPGRDVFYMDCRVLPQYELDDVLEAVYEMGRDICKTYGVTAEYHIVQKEQAAPATPKDAEIVTRLLPAVQSVYGGSPRPMGVGGGTVAAYLRRAGLDAAVWATWTPNAHQPNERSLIKYNIGDAQVMAKALFDGEPKA is encoded by the coding sequence ATGCTTCCCGGCATTCTTGAAAACATCGCGGCCAGCCGCGAGACCGTCATCGACCTGCAGAGAACCCTCGTCTCCATCCCGGCGGTAGGCCCAGACAACGGCGGCCAGGGCGAACGGGCCAAGGCCGACTACATGCTCGCCTGGCTTGCGGATCACGGCATCACCGACGTGGCCGAATACCAGGCCCCGGACAGCCGCGTCCCCTGCGGCCACCGCCCAAGCCTGAAGGCCGTCATCCCAGGCAAAGACACCTCCCGCACCTTCTGGGTGATCTCCCACCTCGATGTGGTCCCCCCCGGAGACCTGTCCCTGTGGGCCACCGATCCCTTCACGCTCTCCGTGGAAGGCGACGTGCTCGTTGGGCGCGGCGTTGAGGACAACCACCAGGGAGTGGTCGCCTCGCTTCTGTTGGCCAAGGCCATTGTGGAGAACAAGGTCACGCCCCCCATGAACTACGGCATGCTCCTGGTGGCGGACGAGGAGAACGGCTCCAAATTCGGCCTGGATTGGCTCTTGAAGAACCATCCGGAAATATTCGGCAAGAATGACCTCTACCTCATCCCGGATTTCGGCATCCCCTCTTCCGAGATGGTCGAGATTGCCGAGAAAAGCATGCTCTGGCTGCGCATCACCCTTTCGGGCAAGCAGTGCCATGCCTCCTCGCCCGAGGAGGGCGTGAACACGCTGGTGGCCACTGCCGCCTTCATTCTCCGCCTGACCAAGCTCCACGACCGTTTCCCGGCCGTGAACGAGCTTTTCAAGCCGGCCAACTCCACGTTCCAGCCCACCAAGAAGGAGGCCAACGTGGAGAACGTCAACACCATCCCCGGTCGTGACGTCTTCTACATGGACTGCCGCGTGCTGCCCCAGTACGAACTCGACGATGTGCTGGAGGCCGTCTACGAAATGGGCCGGGACATCTGCAAAACCTATGGCGTTACCGCCGAATACCACATCGTCCAAAAGGAACAGGCCGCACCGGCCACTCCCAAGGACGCAGAGATCGTCACCAGGCTTCTTCCGGCCGTGCAGTCGGTCTATGGGGGGTCTCCCAGGCCCATGGGCGTGGGCGGCGGCACTGTCGCGGCGTATCTGCGCCGAGCCGGCCTGGACGCGGCGGTCTGGGCCACCTGGACCCCCAATGCGCACCAGCCCAATGAACGCTCGCTCATAAAGTACAACATCGGCGACGCGCAGGTGATGGCCAAAGCGCTCTTCGACGGAGAGCCCAAGGCTTAA
- a CDS encoding response regulator yields MDAPPRAPQATDNSAPDQQFSIIEDLPALIWRMNAQGAHDYFNKTWLAFTGLTFEQSSNDGWMRRVHPDDLPDLRKNLNHHFTFRREFEFHYRLKRADGAWRWITDIGRPSQDAEGAFSGFHGCCFDITDRIEQEQTLKQEKEKAVVAGQVKSEFLANISHEVRTPLNGIMGMLDALSETHPSPEQEELIATATYSAKQLLAVINDLLDVARIEAGNLSLNTSPVNVGELIRKGVGPYSIEARELGISTTINVSSEIDLVMLSVDEVRLRQILFNLMGNALKFTTFGGIICVTAFLSGSIEKMMLVLQVSDSGIGIPDDKMAVIFDPFVQAEGSLTRRHGGAGLGLSIVKKLVLMMGGALCVNSSQGEGTDFVLSIPVSLVPAKEPEKPGQPFENRTLPKAKALLVEDERVNQLTARRMLEKFGLTVTCVSDGFQAVEAVSTNNYDIVFMDIQMPVMDGLSATRAIRALEASRPGSARLPIVAMTAHAMKGDRQTCLDSGMDEYVPKPLDKTVVLEAAWKVLKSSRG; encoded by the coding sequence ATGGATGCTCCGCCGCGCGCTCCGCAGGCCACTGACAACAGCGCTCCTGACCAGCAATTCTCCATCATAGAGGATCTCCCGGCGCTTATCTGGCGGATGAACGCCCAGGGAGCCCACGACTACTTCAACAAGACCTGGCTGGCTTTCACCGGCCTGACCTTTGAGCAATCAAGCAACGATGGATGGATGCGCCGGGTCCATCCCGACGACCTGCCGGACCTCCGAAAAAACTTAAACCATCACTTTACATTCAGGCGGGAGTTCGAGTTCCACTACCGCCTGAAGCGGGCCGACGGAGCCTGGCGATGGATCACCGATATCGGCCGGCCCTCGCAAGACGCTGAAGGCGCGTTCTCGGGATTCCATGGATGTTGTTTCGACATTACCGACCGCATCGAGCAGGAACAAACCCTCAAGCAGGAAAAAGAAAAAGCCGTCGTCGCCGGGCAAGTGAAGAGCGAATTTTTGGCCAACATAAGCCATGAGGTGCGCACGCCTTTGAATGGAATAATGGGCATGCTCGACGCTCTTTCGGAAACCCATCCGTCCCCTGAACAGGAAGAATTGATCGCCACCGCGACGTATTCGGCCAAGCAGTTGCTCGCAGTGATAAACGACCTGCTGGACGTGGCCCGGATCGAAGCAGGCAACCTGAGCCTGAACACCAGCCCGGTCAACGTTGGGGAGCTTATCCGCAAGGGCGTTGGCCCCTATTCCATCGAGGCGAGAGAACTGGGCATCTCCACGACTATCAATGTTTCCTCCGAGATTGATCTGGTAATGCTCTCGGTCGATGAAGTCCGCCTTCGCCAGATTCTCTTCAATCTCATGGGGAACGCCCTCAAGTTCACCACCTTTGGCGGCATAATCTGCGTCACCGCCTTTCTTTCCGGGAGCATTGAAAAAATGATGCTGGTACTCCAGGTGTCCGACTCGGGCATCGGCATCCCCGACGACAAAATGGCCGTGATTTTCGATCCGTTTGTCCAGGCCGAAGGCTCATTGACCCGCCGGCATGGAGGAGCGGGGCTCGGGCTCTCCATCGTGAAAAAGCTGGTGCTCATGATGGGTGGAGCCCTGTGCGTGAACAGCTCGCAGGGAGAAGGGACCGACTTCGTCCTGAGCATCCCTGTCAGCCTGGTTCCTGCCAAAGAGCCAGAAAAGCCGGGACAGCCGTTTGAAAATAGGACGCTCCCGAAAGCCAAGGCGCTTCTGGTGGAGGATGAACGGGTCAATCAGCTCACCGCCAGGCGTATGCTGGAGAAATTCGGGCTCACCGTCACCTGCGTGAGCGACGGCTTTCAGGCAGTGGAAGCGGTTTCCACGAATAACTACGACATAGTGTTCATGGACATCCAAATGCCGGTGATGGACGGCCTCTCGGCCACCCGGGCCATCCGCGCCTTGGAGGCCTCCCGGCCCGGGAGCGCGCGCCTGCCCATAGTGGCCATGACCGCGCATGCCATGAAAGGCGATAGGCAGACGTGCCTGGATTCGGGAATGGACGAATACGTGCCCAAACCCCTGGACAAGACCGTTGTCCTCGAAGCCGCCTGGAAGGTGTTGAAGAGCTCCCGGGGGTAA